In one Rugosibacter aromaticivorans genomic region, the following are encoded:
- a CDS encoding thymidylate synthase yields MRQYLDLMSHVLDHGTEKSDRTGTGTRSVFGYQMRFDLAAGFPVLTTKKLHLRSIIHELLWFLKGETNVRYLKENGVSIWDDWADKNGNLGPVYGHQWRHWPNRSAENPDGEIDQITQLIDGLKNNPDSRRHIVSAWNPADIPQMKLPPCHALFQFYVVDKKLSCQLYQRSADIFLGVPFNIASYALLTLMVAQVCQLQPGEFVWTGGDCHLYSNHLEQTRLQLSRKPRPLPRMRINPDVQDIFAFRFEDFTLEGYDPHPHIAAPVAV; encoded by the coding sequence ATGCGCCAATACCTTGACCTGATGAGCCATGTGCTTGATCACGGAACGGAAAAATCCGACCGTACCGGAACGGGCACGCGCTCGGTCTTTGGCTATCAGATGCGCTTTGATCTCGCCGCTGGCTTCCCTGTGCTGACAACTAAAAAACTACACTTACGCTCGATCATTCATGAGCTGCTATGGTTTCTTAAAGGCGAAACGAATGTCCGTTATCTCAAGGAAAATGGTGTCTCTATCTGGGATGACTGGGCTGACAAGAATGGCAATCTTGGCCCTGTGTATGGCCACCAGTGGCGGCATTGGCCCAACCGTTCGGCAGAAAACCCCGATGGGGAGATTGACCAGATCACCCAGTTGATCGACGGTCTGAAAAACAACCCGGACTCGCGCCGCCATATTGTCTCTGCATGGAACCCGGCGGACATCCCGCAAATGAAACTGCCGCCCTGCCATGCTTTATTCCAGTTTTATGTGGTGGATAAAAAACTTTCCTGTCAGCTCTACCAGCGCAGCGCCGACATTTTTCTGGGCGTGCCATTCAACATTGCCTCGTATGCCTTGCTGACGCTCATGGTGGCGCAGGTGTGCCAACTGCAACCAGGCGAGTTTGTATGGACAGGTGGTGACTGCCATCTGTACAGCAATCACTTGGAGCAAACCAGGTTGCAATTGTCACGCAAACCGCGCCCCCTGCCACGCATGCGCATCAACCCGGATGTGCAAGATATCTTCGCCTTCCGTTTCGAGGATTTCACGCTGGAAGGTTACGATCCGCATCCGCACATCGCCGCACCGGTGGCCGTATAA
- a CDS encoding GGDEF domain-containing protein, with product MRIANNCWNFICIVAEVLLIAFVAYRESATYYSFDVFYCVPIIHAARLSSVRALRRSDTHVPTIVGIFVGIIWTTGEFIAVYPDYPWSALLLNAFARSVTFTVIGRVMAKVWREREFSRKDVLTDLANRLEFTDRFATEQSRSERSGKPYSLLFIDIDQFKLLNDEQGHNVGDEALKVLSVILTNNSRAGDVVSRFGGDEFALLFPETDDASCEILANRILEIAKAEFKNKDWPIALSVGWVTGTGASKNVDELLRIADEKMYLMKKNARIHSRGDLVMKEIHVGDVSKL from the coding sequence ATGAGAATAGCCAATAATTGCTGGAATTTTATTTGTATCGTTGCCGAAGTATTACTCATTGCTTTCGTTGCGTATCGCGAGTCAGCCACCTATTACTCGTTTGACGTGTTCTATTGCGTACCTATCATTCATGCGGCACGTTTGAGCTCGGTTCGAGCGCTGCGTCGTTCAGATACGCATGTACCGACAATCGTTGGTATTTTTGTCGGTATTATCTGGACCACAGGCGAGTTTATTGCGGTTTATCCGGATTACCCATGGAGTGCGTTGCTACTGAACGCGTTCGCGCGCAGCGTTACCTTTACCGTCATTGGTCGCGTGATGGCCAAAGTGTGGCGCGAAAGAGAGTTTTCGCGCAAGGATGTGCTGACTGATCTGGCCAACCGTCTCGAATTCACTGATCGGTTTGCCACTGAGCAATCGCGGAGCGAACGTTCGGGCAAGCCTTATTCACTGCTCTTCATCGATATCGATCAATTCAAACTGCTGAATGATGAGCAAGGCCATAACGTAGGAGATGAAGCGCTCAAAGTCTTGTCTGTGATTCTCACCAATAACTCCAGAGCAGGCGATGTGGTTTCCCGTTTTGGTGGGGATGAGTTTGCTTTGTTGTTTCCGGAAACAGACGATGCTTCTTGTGAGATTTTAGCCAACCGAATTCTTGAGATAGCAAAGGCAGAGTTTAAAAATAAAGATTGGCCTATTGCTTTGTCAGTAGGCTGGGTTACCGGGACGGGCGCAAGCAAAAATGTTGATGAGCTGTTGCGGATTGCTGATGAGAAAATGTATCTAATGAAAAAAAATGCTCGAATTCACTCCCGGGGTGATTTGGTGATGAAAGAAATTCATGTGGGTGATGTAAGTAAGCTGTAA
- a CDS encoding DUF2934 domain-containing protein — protein MTTVKSSTSNSSHKKPVKSSTSAAAVAAKTTARIKKPVAKVAAPKRIAQRPRAREITGITPEQRLRDIAVAAYYIAERRGFAPGDPLEDWVQGEAEIDCLLAAKHMGQMNS, from the coding sequence ATGACGACAGTCAAGAGCAGTACGAGCAATTCATCCCACAAAAAGCCAGTCAAGTCCTCCACCAGCGCAGCAGCCGTCGCGGCAAAAACGACGGCAAGGATAAAAAAACCGGTCGCCAAGGTCGCAGCGCCCAAGCGCATAGCGCAGCGTCCGCGTGCCAGGGAAATAACCGGCATCACGCCGGAACAGCGCTTGCGCGATATTGCAGTCGCCGCTTATTACATTGCCGAGCGGCGCGGTTTCGCGCCGGGCGATCCGCTGGAAGACTGGGTGCAGGGTGAAGCGGAAATTGATTGTTTGCTGGCCGCAAAACACATGGGACAGATGAACAGCTGA
- a CDS encoding Rid family detoxifying hydrolase, whose translation MSRKIIATPAAPAAIGPYSQAVQAGNTVYLSGQIGLDPATMQMVEGIDAQIVRVFENLKAVSEAAGATLNDAVRVTIYLTDLAHFARVNDVMARYFSAPYPARAAVGVKALPRDALVEADAVLVIG comes from the coding sequence ATGAGTCGAAAAATCATTGCAACGCCCGCTGCTCCTGCCGCGATTGGCCCCTATTCACAAGCCGTGCAAGCGGGTAATACGGTATATTTGTCGGGCCAGATTGGCCTTGATCCAGCCACCATGCAAATGGTTGAGGGGATCGATGCACAGATTGTGCGCGTCTTTGAAAACCTGAAAGCTGTCAGCGAAGCGGCCGGTGCGACGCTCAATGACGCCGTGCGCGTGACAATTTATCTCACGGATCTTGCTCACTTTGCCAGAGTGAATGACGTCATGGCGCGGTATTTCAGTGCGCCCTATCCAGCGCGGGCTGCGGTGGGTGTTAAAGCGCTACCACGTGATGCACTGGTCGAGGCCGATGCGGTTCTGGTGATTGGCTGA
- a CDS encoding M17 family metallopeptidase gives MSLPRIATHPAVEFSLLNTISHVLILIPLATSLPADLPARDQWLAVLKRKDLTLPRLAKTPLAIDLPDGRRVALLMSDATLSRFEQLTRLRKAVMLLLEESPKTLALWATDADVSRDLLFTALVNSFPLPVRKKKSATALAKIDLFSPLDSADLSPVIALAKANNLARELTALAPNELTPATYRQRIRRLVKEHGLGIEEYGLKQLKKMGAGAFCAVAQGSHDDDAAIVHLTYRPSVPANKTRKKLKNVALVGKGICFDTGGHNLKPARSMAGMHEDMNGSAVALAITLAAAEMQLPVAIDCWLAIAHNHISATAYKQNDIITALDGTTIEVVHTDAEGRMVLADTLTLATRNKPDLVVDFATLTGSMHTAVGTRHSGIFASAAPLADLAVAAGVTSGERVCVFPLAEDYAVALESKVADVKQCTLDGEADHILAALFLQRFTSKRAWLHVDLSAASCTGGLGAVASDLTGFGVAWGVTLLAQD, from the coding sequence ATGTCTTTGCCCAGAATTGCCACTCATCCTGCAGTTGAATTTTCTTTACTGAATACCATCAGCCATGTATTGATTTTGATTCCCCTAGCGACCAGCTTGCCCGCTGATTTACCCGCACGCGATCAATGGCTGGCCGTTTTGAAACGTAAAGATCTGACACTGCCCAGGCTGGCCAAGACCCCGCTGGCTATTGATCTTCCTGATGGTCGTCGTGTTGCGCTACTGATGAGCGATGCAACGCTTTCTCGCTTCGAGCAGCTTACCCGGTTGCGTAAAGCGGTGATGCTGTTGCTAGAGGAATCACCAAAAACGCTGGCCCTGTGGGCAACTGATGCTGATGTTTCGCGTGATCTTTTGTTTACGGCACTGGTGAATAGCTTCCCTTTGCCAGTACGCAAGAAAAAATCCGCCACAGCGCTGGCAAAGATCGACTTATTCAGCCCACTTGACTCGGCTGATCTTAGCCCGGTCATTGCCCTGGCAAAGGCGAATAATCTCGCACGCGAATTGACTGCCCTTGCACCGAATGAGCTGACGCCTGCGACCTATCGCCAACGTATTCGGCGCCTGGTAAAAGAGCACGGCCTGGGCATTGAGGAATATGGTTTAAAGCAGTTGAAAAAAATGGGTGCTGGTGCTTTTTGTGCCGTAGCCCAGGGTTCGCATGACGATGATGCGGCAATTGTGCATCTGACTTATCGGCCATCGGTTCCGGCGAATAAAACACGAAAGAAATTAAAAAACGTGGCACTCGTGGGCAAAGGCATCTGCTTTGATACGGGTGGCCATAATCTCAAACCTGCGCGCTCTATGGCAGGCATGCACGAAGATATGAATGGATCAGCCGTTGCACTGGCGATCACGTTGGCTGCCGCTGAAATGCAGTTGCCGGTGGCTATTGACTGCTGGCTGGCGATTGCCCATAACCATATTTCAGCCACAGCGTATAAACAGAATGACATCATCACCGCGCTTGATGGCACGACCATCGAAGTTGTACATACCGATGCCGAAGGCCGCATGGTGCTGGCCGACACGCTGACGCTGGCGACACGCAACAAACCTGATCTCGTGGTCGACTTCGCAACCCTCACCGGATCAATGCATACCGCCGTGGGGACGAGGCATTCCGGCATTTTTGCCAGCGCAGCGCCCCTGGCTGATTTGGCCGTAGCGGCAGGCGTGACCAGCGGCGAACGGGTCTGCGTATTTCCTCTGGCGGAAGATTATGCTGTTGCGCTTGAATCCAAAGTAGCGGATGTCAAGCAATGTACGCTGGATGGCGAGGCGGATCACATTTTGGCAGCACTGTTTCTTCAGCGCTTTACCAGCAAGCGCGCCTGGTTGCATGTTGATCTGTCCGCCGCCAGCTGTACCGGTGGCTTGGGTGCTGTGGCCAGTGATCTCACGGGTTTTGGGGTGGCCTGGGGTGTTACCTTGCTTGCCCAGGACTGA
- a CDS encoding alpha/beta hydrolase, with amino-acid sequence MVEIEVGNSVGKSPDAAVIWMHGLGADGHDFEPIVPALNLPPRLAVRFVFPHAPVRPVTINNGMPMRAWYDIFSMGGLREDEAGLRVTQQHIESLIARERARGIAALRIVLAGFSQGGAVALMTALRHSERLAGVMALSTYLPLAGKLAAERQLVNADLPVFMAHGTQDEIISIDRATSSRDALIALGYPVAWTSYAMGHAVCPQEVVDISAWLGRALS; translated from the coding sequence ATGGTTGAAATTGAAGTCGGCAACTCAGTTGGCAAATCGCCTGATGCGGCAGTCATCTGGATGCATGGATTGGGTGCGGATGGGCATGATTTCGAACCCATTGTGCCGGCACTCAACTTGCCACCCCGGCTTGCTGTTCGCTTTGTGTTTCCGCATGCGCCGGTACGCCCCGTGACGATCAACAATGGCATGCCTATGCGCGCCTGGTATGACATCTTCTCGATGGGTGGCCTGCGTGAAGATGAAGCCGGTCTGCGTGTAACGCAACAACATATCGAATCACTGATTGCACGCGAACGTGCGCGTGGTATTGCTGCTCTCCGCATTGTGCTGGCAGGGTTTTCGCAAGGTGGTGCCGTAGCCTTGATGACGGCGTTACGGCATTCTGAACGGCTCGCTGGTGTGATGGCCTTGTCAACTTATCTGCCACTGGCCGGAAAACTTGCCGCTGAGCGCCAATTAGTGAATGCTGATTTGCCCGTGTTCATGGCGCATGGAACGCAAGACGAGATCATCAGCATTGATCGGGCGACAAGCTCACGTGATGCACTGATCGCACTAGGCTATCCGGTGGCGTGGACAAGCTATGCAATGGGGCACGCCGTTTGCCCGCAAGAGGTGGTGGACATCAGCGCTTGGCTAGGCCGTGCTCTGAGCTAG
- a CDS encoding MFS transporter has product MSDSSRPPSPLNLLRQRRFLPLFITQFLGALNDNVIKNAMIVLLTFQAARWTVLSPGVLANLAAGIFILPFFLFSASAGQLADKYDKAWLTRWVKLFELIIVLIAGAGFLMQQLPVLLLALFLLGLHSTVFGPIKYAILPQHLDAAELMGGNALIETGTFIAILSGTLLGGFLASMAAFTVWIPAVGGVIALGGYFAARAIPVAVPPAPTLRVSRHPFAETLRNLAYARQNRPAFGALLGISWFWLYGAIFLVQIPAYAKDILRGNETSVTLLLAAFIVGIGAGAFLCEWLTRQRRTRTRLLVLAGGLGLSLFALDLYFASQAIGLGVPPLATGALLSATALLHQPTIFRVLADLAGLGVCGGLFTVPLYTLLQQASAPAYRARMIAANNIINALFMVVGALGAAAMLATGVSIPALFALIALANVAAVSGLYWALPKM; this is encoded by the coding sequence ATGAGCGATTCTTCCCGCCCGCCTAGTCCACTTAATCTTTTGCGCCAGCGGCGGTTTTTGCCTCTGTTCATCACCCAGTTTTTAGGGGCCTTGAATGATAACGTCATCAAAAATGCGATGATCGTGCTGCTCACTTTTCAGGCCGCCCGCTGGACCGTGCTCTCGCCAGGCGTGCTGGCGAATCTTGCCGCAGGCATTTTCATTTTGCCGTTTTTCCTGTTTTCTGCCAGTGCCGGACAGCTTGCCGACAAATACGACAAAGCCTGGCTCACGCGGTGGGTGAAGCTCTTTGAGCTGATCATTGTGCTCATCGCCGGTGCGGGCTTTTTAATGCAACAACTGCCGGTTTTATTGCTTGCGCTCTTTTTACTCGGGCTACATTCGACGGTGTTTGGACCGATCAAATACGCCATTTTGCCGCAGCATCTTGACGCGGCAGAGCTCATGGGGGGCAATGCGCTGATTGAAACGGGCACCTTTATCGCCATCCTGTCGGGCACTTTGCTGGGTGGATTTTTGGCCAGCATGGCGGCATTCACCGTGTGGATTCCCGCGGTCGGTGGAGTCATTGCCCTGGGTGGTTATTTTGCTGCCCGCGCTATTCCTGTCGCCGTGCCACCAGCGCCGACTTTACGCGTGAGTCGTCATCCGTTTGCCGAGACTCTGCGCAATCTGGCTTACGCGCGGCAGAATCGTCCCGCCTTTGGCGCGCTGCTGGGCATTTCATGGTTCTGGTTGTATGGCGCGATTTTCCTCGTGCAAATTCCGGCCTATGCCAAAGATATTTTGCGCGGGAATGAGACCAGCGTTACGTTACTCTTGGCCGCTTTCATTGTGGGCATCGGTGCGGGGGCATTCCTCTGCGAATGGCTCACGCGTCAGCGGCGGACTCGTACCCGGCTGCTGGTTTTGGCTGGAGGTTTGGGTTTGAGCCTGTTTGCCCTGGATCTTTATTTTGCTTCGCAGGCTATTGGCCTTGGTGTGCCACCATTAGCCACAGGCGCTTTATTGAGCGCAACTGCTCTGTTGCATCAACCCACTATTTTTCGCGTATTAGCTGATCTCGCGGGGCTGGGTGTCTGTGGCGGTTTATTTACCGTGCCGCTTTACACCTTGCTGCAGCAGGCCAGTGCGCCCGCGTATCGTGCCCGCATGATTGCTGCCAACAACATTATTAACGCTTTGTTTATGGTGGTGGGGGCACTCGGTGCAGCAGCCATGCTCGCCACAGGTGTTTCGATTCCTGCGCTGTTCGCCCTGATCGCTTTGGCGAATGTGGCGGCGGTGAGTGGGCTGTATTGGGCGTTGCCGAAGATGTAA
- the recG gene encoding ATP-dependent DNA helicase RecG: MAERREKKAAGSAGNTLAGRLARLGLRRDVDFVLHLPLRYEDETRITVVSDALPGVAAQFEVVVVSCDIVFRPRRQLVVRARDDSGMLTLRFLNFYPSQQKALQPGARLRVFGELRDSFPGGEIIHPRFHVVANSDADSAALPTSLTPVYPTTAGLGQATLRRLIDRALARGDLTDTLPADALAKLGLPAFSDAVRLLHAPPPACVLEQLESRHHPAWRRVQFDELLAQQLSLRRAYTARRARGAPQLVANGTLTQQLLAALPFRLTGAQQRAWHEIACDLAQPHPMQRLLQGDVGSGKTIVAALAMLHAVEAGYQAALMAPTEILAEQHYRKLSVWLAPLGIEVAWLTGSLKRRDKAVVLEKVGAGDTVLMIGTHALIEEGVMFHRLGLAIVDEQHRFGVRQRLALKEKGRFAHQLTMSATPIPRTLAMSYYADLDVSVLDELPPGRTPVSTRLVSVTRRDEIIARVRDACRAGGQAYWVCPLITDSETLQLQTAEDTFAQLLADLPDLRIGLVHGRLKGEEKAAVMAAFAANQIHVLVATTVIEVGVDVPNASLMIIEHAERFGLSQLHQLRGRVGRGAAQSVCILLYAQPLGQTARARLKVIFQSTDGFEIAREDLRLRGPGEFIGARQSGLPLLRYADLEDAALVEQARQLADTLLTDAPAIAQAHLDRWLGGREEFLKA, translated from the coding sequence TTGGCTGAACGTCGCGAAAAAAAAGCAGCGGGGTCGGCTGGCAACACGCTGGCAGGCCGCTTGGCGCGGCTGGGTTTGCGCCGTGATGTCGATTTTGTGCTGCATCTGCCACTGCGCTACGAGGACGAAACCCGCATCACTGTCGTGAGTGATGCTCTCCCTGGGGTGGCCGCGCAGTTTGAGGTCGTGGTGGTCAGCTGTGACATTGTATTTCGCCCGCGACGCCAATTAGTGGTGCGTGCTCGGGATGACAGCGGCATGCTTACACTGCGGTTTCTGAACTTTTATCCGAGCCAGCAAAAAGCGCTGCAGCCTGGCGCGCGGTTACGGGTATTTGGCGAATTGCGCGACAGTTTTCCGGGCGGTGAAATTATCCACCCTCGGTTCCATGTTGTGGCAAATTCAGACGCAGACTCTGCGGCACTGCCCACGAGTCTAACGCCGGTTTATCCTACCACTGCCGGATTGGGGCAGGCTACCTTGCGTCGATTGATCGACCGCGCTCTGGCACGGGGCGATCTCACCGACACCTTGCCCGCTGATGCGCTGGCCAAGCTCGGATTGCCGGCTTTTTCCGATGCGGTGCGTCTGTTGCACGCGCCACCTCCCGCGTGTGTACTTGAGCAACTTGAATCGCGCCATCACCCAGCCTGGCGACGCGTGCAGTTTGATGAGCTTTTGGCTCAGCAACTATCCTTGCGCCGAGCTTATACGGCGCGCCGTGCCCGCGGCGCGCCGCAGCTTGTGGCCAACGGCACGCTCACGCAGCAGCTGCTCGCCGCGTTGCCGTTCCGGTTAACCGGTGCGCAGCAACGCGCATGGCATGAGATCGCTTGCGACCTGGCTCAGCCACACCCGATGCAACGCTTGCTGCAGGGCGACGTGGGTAGCGGTAAAACCATCGTCGCCGCGTTGGCCATGCTGCATGCCGTCGAGGCAGGCTATCAGGCAGCGCTTATGGCGCCGACTGAAATTCTTGCTGAACAGCATTACCGTAAACTCTCCGTCTGGTTGGCGCCCTTGGGGATTGAGGTGGCCTGGCTGACGGGTAGCCTGAAAAGGCGGGACAAGGCCGTCGTGCTCGAAAAAGTCGGCGCTGGTGATACGGTGTTGATGATAGGCACCCATGCGCTCATTGAAGAAGGCGTGATGTTCCATCGCCTGGGGCTGGCGATCGTGGATGAACAACATCGCTTCGGTGTTCGCCAACGGTTAGCATTGAAAGAAAAAGGTCGCTTTGCGCATCAGCTCACCATGTCGGCAACACCCATTCCGCGCACGCTGGCGATGAGCTACTACGCAGATCTCGATGTCTCCGTCCTTGACGAGCTGCCGCCGGGCAGAACCCCGGTGAGCACGCGGCTGGTGTCGGTAACACGACGTGACGAGATCATCGCCCGCGTACGCGATGCTTGTCGCGCAGGTGGTCAAGCCTATTGGGTGTGCCCGCTGATTACCGATAGCGAAACCCTGCAACTGCAAACCGCTGAAGACACTTTCGCGCAGCTTTTGGCTGACCTACCCGATCTGCGCATCGGGCTGGTGCATGGTCGGTTGAAAGGCGAAGAAAAAGCCGCTGTCATGGCGGCCTTCGCCGCGAATCAGATTCATGTGCTGGTCGCAACGACCGTGATTGAAGTCGGCGTCGATGTGCCCAATGCCAGCTTGATGATCATTGAACACGCTGAGCGCTTTGGTCTGTCGCAGTTGCATCAGTTACGCGGCCGCGTCGGGCGCGGGGCGGCGCAGTCCGTATGCATTCTGCTTTACGCCCAGCCGTTGGGGCAGACAGCGCGTGCGCGGCTCAAAGTGATTTTTCAAAGCACGGATGGCTTCGAGATCGCAAGGGAAGATTTACGTCTGCGTGGGCCAGGCGAATTTATCGGCGCACGGCAAAGTGGTTTACCCCTGTTGCGCTATGCGGATCTGGAAGACGCCGCGTTGGTTGAACAGGCGCGGCAACTGGCGGATACCTTGCTGACGGATGCCCCCGCGATTGCCCAGGCGCATCTCGACCGCTGGCTGGGTGGGCGAGAGGAGTTCTTAAAAGCATGA
- the mog gene encoding molybdopterin adenylyltransferase, with amino-acid sequence MNNELCIGLVSISDRASSGMYADQGLPALEAWFTDALVSPWRMVTRLIADEQALIEQTLIELCDTAGCHLVLTTGGTGPAIRDVTPEATLAVAHKIMPGFGEQMRQISLQFVPTALLSRQVGVIRGQSLILNLPGQPKSIKETLEGVRDAEGNQRVPGIFAAVPYCIDLIGGPYIETNEAVIKAFRPKSAIRPKTGAQ; translated from the coding sequence ATGAATAACGAACTTTGTATTGGCCTTGTGTCTATTTCTGATCGCGCCTCCAGCGGCATGTATGCTGACCAAGGCCTGCCTGCCTTGGAGGCCTGGTTTACCGACGCGCTCGTTTCACCCTGGCGGATGGTGACGCGATTAATTGCCGATGAGCAAGCCTTGATTGAACAAACGCTGATTGAATTATGTGACACCGCAGGCTGTCATCTGGTGCTGACTACCGGCGGCACGGGCCCCGCGATTCGCGATGTCACTCCTGAGGCAACGCTGGCAGTGGCGCACAAGATCATGCCGGGCTTTGGCGAACAAATGCGGCAAATATCGCTGCAATTTGTTCCTACCGCCCTACTCTCGCGGCAAGTCGGTGTCATACGGGGCCAATCGCTCATTCTAAATTTGCCCGGCCAGCCCAAGTCAATCAAAGAGACCCTGGAAGGAGTGAGAGACGCAGAAGGCAACCAGCGAGTTCCGGGCATCTTTGCTGCGGTGCCTTACTGTATAGATCTGATCGGCGGACCATACATCGAAACCAATGAGGCGGTGATCAAGGCCTTTCGGCCGAAATCAGCAATCAGGCCAAAGACCGGGGCGCAGTAA
- the glk gene encoding glucokinase, which yields MILGGDIGGTKVLLGLMENGTLIAERRYASADFSNFTHLLASFFTDTQINPTQVHGGCLAVAGPIADDGQSARLTNLPWIIDSGELSHRFGLPALQLVNDFAAAALGAVTAAIDQRVTLQEGQPLPDAPRLVVGAGTGLGMALVLPQAKSWRIVPGEGGHVAFAPADEEQLRLWQFLHARHGRVTWERVVSGPGITAIHECMTGAILPPETISNRALASVTDARHSLEIFLAAYGAFAGDMALACLARGGVFFTGGIAAKLLPLLSHSCFLTAFNAKDDHAAIAARMPIHVITDPALGLSGALRTAQNKS from the coding sequence ATGATTCTCGGCGGCGACATCGGCGGCACCAAGGTACTGCTTGGCCTGATGGAAAATGGCACGCTGATTGCCGAGCGCCGTTATGCCAGCGCCGACTTTTCGAATTTCACCCACCTGCTCGCCAGCTTTTTTACCGATACGCAGATCAATCCGACCCAGGTGCATGGCGGTTGTCTGGCTGTCGCCGGCCCCATTGCCGATGACGGCCAGTCAGCCCGGCTGACCAATCTGCCCTGGATCATCGACAGCGGAGAACTGTCGCACCGCTTCGGCCTGCCTGCATTGCAGCTGGTCAACGACTTCGCCGCTGCTGCGCTGGGCGCGGTCACAGCTGCCATTGACCAGCGGGTGACGCTGCAGGAAGGACAACCCCTGCCCGACGCACCGCGCCTTGTCGTCGGTGCAGGTACCGGACTGGGCATGGCGCTCGTTCTGCCACAAGCGAAAAGCTGGCGCATCGTGCCTGGCGAGGGCGGTCATGTTGCCTTCGCACCCGCCGATGAAGAACAACTCAGACTATGGCAATTCCTGCATGCGCGCCACGGCAGGGTGACATGGGAACGGGTGGTCTCGGGGCCGGGGATCACTGCGATCCACGAGTGCATGACGGGAGCAATACTGCCGCCGGAAACCATCTCCAACCGCGCGCTGGCATCCGTCACTGACGCCCGCCACTCGCTGGAGATATTTCTTGCCGCCTACGGTGCCTTCGCCGGCGATATGGCGCTAGCCTGCCTGGCGCGCGGCGGCGTTTTTTTCACCGGAGGAATCGCCGCCAAGCTGCTGCCACTTCTGTCACACAGCTGCTTTCTAACGGCTTTCAACGCCAAGGATGACCATGCTGCCATTGCGGCACGCATGCCGATTCACGTCATTACCGACCCCGCACTTGGGCTAAGCGGCGCTTTGCGCACCGCTCAGAATAAGTCCTGA
- a CDS encoding SPOR domain-containing protein, which produces MVDDVDTREESSPIMDEAIKDRTVTRIATITIIAVGLLGLWVIGGALRSSGLPWVSQGASLQLPSTSPSLPTSPPLPLPATPAGQSPPPIAPPVTGAGDVTQQQAGIVHITGAQPAAAAHATPPAMTMADSTEVFVSQPLIPAKKTSGTQHFGVQLGVFNTVANAEKLRQKMQAQGVPVVVEARVHVGPFATRAEAEEARAKLKALGIEESVLVMLK; this is translated from the coding sequence ATGGTAGATGACGTAGATACACGAGAAGAATCATCGCCCATTATGGACGAGGCAATTAAAGATCGCACTGTCACGCGGATTGCGACGATCACCATTATTGCGGTGGGCCTGCTTGGCCTCTGGGTTATTGGGGGTGCGCTGCGCTCCAGCGGCTTACCGTGGGTTTCGCAGGGCGCTTCGCTACAGCTACCATCGACATCTCCGTCGTTGCCAACATCGCCCCCGCTACCTTTACCCGCCACGCCAGCTGGTCAGTCGCCACCCCCGATCGCTCCGCCTGTAACAGGTGCCGGAGATGTTACCCAGCAGCAAGCCGGTATTGTTCATATTACCGGAGCACAGCCTGCTGCGGCTGCCCACGCAACGCCGCCCGCAATGACAATGGCTGACTCCACAGAAGTATTTGTTTCTCAGCCACTCATCCCGGCGAAAAAAACCTCGGGAACGCAACATTTCGGCGTGCAGTTGGGTGTATTCAATACCGTTGCCAATGCGGAAAAGCTACGCCAGAAAATGCAGGCGCAAGGAGTACCTGTTGTGGTTGAAGCCCGAGTGCATGTGGGCCCTTTTGCCACACGTGCAGAGGCGGAGGAGGCACGTGCCAAGCTCAAGGCGCTGGGCATTGAAGAGAGTGTGTTGGTGATGCTGAAGTAA